A window of Hymenobacter siberiensis genomic DNA:
AGCAGCAGCACACGCATTTGCTTGGCCTCGCGCACGTACTGGCTGAACTGAAGCTGCTCATCGAAGTTAAAAAGCAGGCTCACGAGGTCGGCCGAGCCTACGCTGTTGTTGCGGAGAGCCGCCAGAAAAACCTCATTGGCCTTCTTCGCCTCATCGCTGATAGAAGCGTTTTTGGTGCGCGACCGGTAGTCCAGCAGCAGGCCGTTATGCGCACGGTTGCCATCGGCGGCAGTTGTCCCCAAATCCCCCCACAGCACATCGCCGGCGAAACGGAACGAGAACGTAGCCGCGGGCTGCAAACCATCGAGCAGCAGCACGTCGGTGGTTCCGCCGCCGATGTCAATATTCACCACACTATCTTCCTGGGTGGGCACGATTTTACCGATTTTCCGCAGATACAGGTAGGGAGCCAACGACTCCGGGACTTTATCAAGCTGACTTTCATTGGGTATTCGGCCAAATGCCTTATTGTATTCATCACTCCATACCTCACTAAAAAAGTACTGGGTGGCGACATCCATGCTCAAGGGGTAGGACCACACCAGACGCACTTGGTTCAGGTCGCCGCCGTTGAGCGCGGCTTTGTGCTTGAGTAGTCGCAGCAGCTCGCGGAAATAGAGCCGCACGCGCTTCTTACCGGCATCCGCGTTGGGACCGCCGTCGGTGTTCCATTTCAGGTTCGTCTCGTAGCGTCCGTCCTCAGGCTGGCTATATAATTCGCTGTCGCGGCTTAGGAAAAACCCTACGTTAGCATCACCGAAAAGAAGGGGTTCGCCTTCGGCCGCGAAGCGGGGCGTTTCACAGGTCGCCGTGCGAATCGGAAAACTCGCTTCGGCCCCCCGGATGCCAACAAAAGATGGCACGAATTCGCGGTTCTGTAGCAGCGATGCCCGCGGAAAAGCCCGCACCTGGTAGCGAGATGGCAGGTCGTAGTCACCGGCTGCTTCGGGCTGGCTCAGCAGTACGGTTTGCAACTCGCGCTCGGCACCCATCGTGAATGGTTCGGCTACGTTACCATTGGCGGCCACGGCTACGTGGGTATTGGTGGTGCCAAAATCCACGGCAAATGTGAACTTCGTGGTGCCGCCTACGTCGGTACGCCAGTTTGGGGCGAGCAGCCCCGTGGCAGGCGGACTGCCGTATCCGCTGCCACCGGACACACTCACTTCCAGCAAGTCGAAATGCGTACCGCGCACTTCGTAATAAGTACTGGCCGGGCTCAGCGGCGAGCGCACCTGTCGGGTACGGGCCACCACTCCGCGTAGTGCGCCGCCCGCAGCCGCGCCCAACTCCTGCGGCCCGCCCGTGGCCGAGTACGTGAGAAATCGCAGCTGCGCGGGCGCGGCCGCCGTTTCGCCTTGCTCGGCCAACATCACCGAGTAGGCGTTGTTGTACCCTTGCATCGTGGGTTCAACGAACTTATAAAACGGAAACACCGCAATTTGCAGGCGGGCGGCTACGCGGCCGCCGCCGTAGGGCTTGTCGGCGCTTTGGCTGGGGGCCGATGGCACGGCCTGCTCGGCAGGCTGGCCGGGGCCGGGCAGGGCGTAGCGCCGCTCATACTCCACCGTGCGCCCGCCCGAAACCGGGATGGTAAGCCGGGCCTGCACATGGTTGGAGAACACCGTGAGGCGCAGCTGCCGGGCCAGGTCTTCGGGCTTAAAATAGTCGAAGTACGCCCTTTTCAGGGGCAGCAGGTAGCGAAACGGGCGCTGGTCCAGGGTCTGGCCGGGCTCGGCCTGCACTTCGCCGAAGTGGTATTTGTCGCGGTTCACGGCGAAGGGCACTTCCACCAGCACGTCTTCCAGGAAGTCGTTCACTGTCAGGTACGGATAGAGCTCGCCCAGGCCGGGCAGCTCGCGGGTTTCCAGCTTTTCGTAGCCGGCGGGGGCGGCGTAGCCCACCACGGCGGTATCGTCGCCGGGGGTGCCGGCAAAGTAGTTGGTCCGGCGCAGGTCGAGGCCCGGCCGCAGCACCAGCGGCAGGCGCGGGTGCGCGGCAAGCAACGCCGGATTGGGCACGATAAACCAGTCGCTGCTCACCGCCTGCCGGGCCTGGCTGAGGCGGCGCAAGCCCACGCCGCGCACCTGCACCACGTTGCCATAATCATCGAGCCAGCTTTCGTAAGGCGCGGCGAAGGCTTCGGCCGTCAGGCCCTGGCCGTCCAGCTGGTTAACGCGGTTGGGGTTGAGGGCCTGCAAATAGCGGTATACGCCGTAGGCGAAAAACTTGTCGCGCAAGGCACGCTCCACGGTAAATAGCCCGTAGATGTAGGTTTGAAATGGCTCCGGGCGGGCACTAAGCGGCACGGCCAGCTGATCGAAATACTGGCCCTGGCCGTTCTTGCGGGCCACGGGCAGCGGCTGCAACGCCGGATGCGCAAATACCAGCGTAAATGGCGAAGTTCCGCCCAGCAGGCGGCGCTCCTGCCCCGACTTGTGCTCGGCGAAGATGAGGAACAGCGACTCCACACCTTCAAAATGGCGGTCGTTGGCCAGGTATAAATCAAGAGTGCGGCCCAGCAGCGCCGTGCGCGGGTTGGCCTGGAGCTGCTGAAGCTGCTCGGCCCGCTTCCAGGGCACGAAGCGCAACCGGTAGGCATCGGTGTCTTTGGCGTAGAATAAGAATTCGAGCAGGTCCCAGCACTGGCTCACCAGCCGGTGGTACATGCTTTGACCCAGCGGATTATCGGCCGCGAACTTAAAAGCCGTTTCCAGCAGATGCAGCTGGCCAAACGGCGTGGGAATGGCCGTGGCCGTGCGCCGGGCGTTGCCGCCGGCCGGGTCCACAATATTCTGGTCGATAACGGTTTCGGTCAGTTGAATCGACTCCTGCCAACCGCGGTATTGTTCGTTGCCCCCGCTGTGGAGGCGTAATATCTTGCTCACGGGATGATGCCTTTAGAAAATGAGGGAGGGGAGAATGGCGTTGTGGCCCGCTTAAAATCCGGGGACTTTCTCCACCACGGCTTTACTCAATACTTCGCTGAACGCCCGTACGAAGGCCGCTGGCCCATCGGCCGTTGCCACGGGCTTGGGTATGGCCTTGTTCAATTCACCAAACAAATAGCTGCGGGTGAGCCCCTTGTTGAATAAGCCGGTAGCCGTGGACTGGCCCGCCACTACGCGGTTGAAGTTTTCCGTGGCCATGGCCGGGTCTTCGAAGGGCAGGAACGCCCGCTCATTGGCACCTAACTCACGCAGCCATGCCTCGAAGCCGAAGTTATTGTCCTGCAAAAACCGTTGGAGCTGCTGGTAAAACTCTTCGTCGCGCCAGGCGCGGGGCAGTTGCAGGTGGTTGGCGTAGGGCGCTTCCTGGGTGTGCGGCAGGTGGTAGCGGCACCACAGCGCCAGCATCTGGAGCTGGGTCAGGGGCTGGGCAATTTGCCGGAATGACTGGCCGGGGTCCAACGCCTTGAACGTGACCTGGCGGACGTCTTCCTCCAAGCCGTACTCGTAGTGCAGCGGCTGGTTGTGCTGGAGGTAGTCGGCGGGCTGGCGCATGAAGTCCAGCACGGCCAGGGCCCCCACCATTTCAATGAAATGGGCATTGTTTTGCTGCTGGCTGCCGCCTTCGTGGTTGGCCAGCTGGCCGGTGCTCTGGTCGCCGAGGTAGTAGAGAGCATTCAGCTGCTGGATGTTCTTCTGATAGTAGGCCAGGGCCGCTTTAGTCTTTGTAATGAAGCCGTTGGAGTCGATGGCGCTGCCATCGTCGGCCAGCAGGTTGAAATAGGGCAGCACGGTGAGGGCACCCATCGGAGCCTGGTTCAGCAGTTCGGCGCGGGGCAGAGTGGTGCGGGGGTTGCGCAGATTTTTGAGCAGCAGCGGAAAGCCCGCCGCTCCCGTGCCGCCAAAGATGGACGAGATGAAGAACACCCGGTCGCCCTCGGCAAACGAGTTGGCGAAAAACTCCAGCTCCGGCGAGCTCATCAGCTGGTTCAGTACTACGCTGCCCACGTTGGGGCTACCCTTGAAGCCCACGGTGAGCTTGCTGGCCAGGTTGGCGGGCGTGAAGAGCAGGTCCACGAGGTGGCGGCTTTCCACGGGCATGTCGTCGTAGTGCAGGAAGTCGCGGTAGCTTTCGTCCATGCCCCCGAAATTGTAGGCGAAGGTTTCCTTCACGCGGGCATCGCGTGGCTGGTTTTCGCTGGCCGCCATACCGGCCAGGGTCTGGATTTCGGTGGCAAAGAACTCGCCCGGCGCGGGGGCTGGTTTCAGCTGCCGGCGCAGGCGCTCGTAGGTTTTGAGCAGCTCCACGGTGCGGGTCATGTCGCCGTTCTGCGCGTCCGGGTCGATGATAATAGGTACCACCTTATCACAGTTTTCGACGGTGGCTCCGGCGGCCAATAGCATGGTCAGCGAGCGAATAACGCGCGAGCCGGTGCCGCCAATACCGAATATATATAGCTTGGGCATTTTTGATAAGCTGTTAGCTGACAGCGGTTAGCTGCTGGCTTTTCCTGAAAAATAAAAAATCGTGGCCATCTGGCCGGGCGGCCTAGCGGCTGGGCCAGCGCACCGGCGTCACCTTCGCATTCGGCGACAACCCCTTGATGATGAACGACCACAGCACGAAAAACAACGCCCCAAATAGCACATTCACAAAGGCAAAGCCCAATACGTAGCGCGAGTACGCCGACTCGCTGCCCGGCGGAATCACCACGCCCTTGGTGGCCAGCACCTCATACACCACCGACCGCGCCTGAAACCAAGCCAGCAGCCCGGAGCAAGCGGCAAACAACAGCAGAAACAAGAACCAGTGCTTGGTTTGGTAAAGCGCCGTGGTCAGCAGCCGGTTCAGCACTAGGTAGAAAAATAGTGTTCCCAACAGGCCAATGCCAAACAAGGTGGCCAAGCCTACGCCGGGAAAAATGCTGTTTTCGAAGGCGGCCGTGAGCATGGCAGGTTCGGGCAGGCCCAGCAAGGCTTCGTAGAGGGAAGTAAAAAGCTTTTGGAACATACAGGGAAAGGAAATAAGCCACCCGAAGGCGAAACGAGAAAAACAATGGATAGCCGCCAGCAGCAGCGGCGCGGGTTAGTCGCGGGTTTCCACCTGCACCGGCAGGCTGAATACGCGCTGGGCACCGGGCTCACCGGCAAAATACTCCTCCACGCCCATCATCACCTCTTTGAAAAAGAATGTTTTAGCCCCGGTTTTTTTGATGTTGCTGTCGTCGGCCACGGAATAGGCGGCAATCCAGGCGGGTTGCGGGCGGGCCAGCTCCAACGCCAGCGTGGTCCGGGGCGGGGCCTGCGTGAAGCGGAGCTGCACGAAATGCGTGTACTTGGCGAACGCGGGCTGCGACTTCGCGGCGGGCTCCTGGGCCAGCGGCCACGCCCGCACCAAGGTGGCCGGCCCGGCACCGTCGGCTAGGCGTAGCGTTTTCAGGCTCAGCTCATTGGTTTGGCTGGGGGGCAGCTTGCTCAGGTTGAGGCCCAGCACCAATTCGGCCGGCTCCCGGAAGTTGGGCTTTTCTCGAAACGTTACCGCCGGCGTAGTGCCGGGTGCGCCATTTTCCGCCGTCCATTTCCCCACCATCGGCTCATAAAAATCGAGCACTGCGTAAGCGGGCTGGAAGCGCACGTTATAGTGCGCCTGGGGCTGGGCGGCCAGCTTGCCCAGCAGGCCGGCATCAACTTGCGCCACCAGCGCGGGGTCGCCAAGGACCCAGATGTAGTACGGAATTTTCTCGCCGTTCAGCGCCTGCTTTCCGCTGCGGTTGCCGGGGTAGAAATTACCTCGATACTCGGAGGTATTGGCAAATACTGAAATAGCCAGCTTACTGGCATCCACCTCACTCAGCGCATCCTTGATGAAGGTTTTGATTTTCCAGGTTTGTCCTTTCTCTTTTGGGGCGAAGATAAAGTCCGAGATGAGCAGACTCACAGTGCCGGGCTTCTGGGCCTGTAGTTTGAGGGCCTCACGCAGCATCTGGGGAAGTTCTGAGCCCCGGGCGGCGTTTTTGAGCCCTCCGCTCACGGTACTGGTCATCTCATCGTAGCTGCTCGGCACCAGCAGGCGGGCATCGGCGGGCGTGCTCTCTTTGAAGAAGTAGTAGCCTGTCGGCATGTGCTGCCTGGTTTTTTGTGCATTTACTTCGGAGAGCAAGTCGGTCACGGTGTTTTGAAAGCCGCTGCCCGAAGCGCCGGGCGCTACCGGATGCACGAAGCCCTGCATCCCACCTGACATATCAACGAACACATTGATTTGGCCAAGCTTTGCCACGGTCTCCGAAGCTATTTCAGTGGGCTGGCCACCAGTGCTTTTCTCCTGCGGAGAGGCCCCTCCGCAAGCACTCAGCAGGAGCAGGCCTGTCGATGCGAAACTAACTTGAAAGGTAGCTCTTGATAAAAATGACATCGAATCAGGATAGATTATAAAATGGGAAAGAGGGGCAATACTACTGCTTTTCGGATAAAGACCATCACCTTATTATTGCCAACCAGAGAAAAAACCGGCGCAGACCGTTAGACAAGATAGCCACTCCAACGCGCTCCACGCCCGGCTATTACGCGCCCTCCGGCCAATGACCAAATTTTCTGGCCTTATCCAACGTGGGGATGGAGTCGTACTTCGTTCAGCTCCCCTGCGCCACCTGCCTTTCGGCCCAACGTTTTTACCGGCCGCGCTGTTATAAAGCAGAAGGCAAATTGGGCCACCCCAACCCCGCCCCGTACCTTTGCGCCAGCGGCCTCCTACGTTGTGGCCGCCTCAAACCCGACGCCCGGTTAAAGGCACTTATTGCTCTTATGCCCAACACGATTTCAACCGATATCTGCATCATCGGGGCCGGCCCGGTCGGCCTGTTCGCCGTTTTCGAAGCCGGTTTGCTCAAGCTCCGCTGCCATGTGGTTGATGCGCTGCCCCAGCCCGGTGGCCAGCTCTCCGAAATTTATCCCAAGAAGCCGATTTACGACATCCCGGGTTTTCCCGAGATTCTGGCCGGCGACCTCGTCGATAATCTGATGAAGCAGATTAAGCCCTTCCACCCCACCTTCACGCTGGGCGAGCGGGTGGAGCGGTTTGCCAAGCTCGACGATGGCTCGTTCCAGCTGTTCACCACCGATGGCACCGAGATTCACTGCAAGGCCGTAGCCATTGCCGGCGGCCTGGGCTCGTTCGAGCCCCGCAAGCCAGCCGTCGAAAACCTGGAAAACTTCGAGGGTGGCAAAGGCGTGCACTACATGGTGCGCGACCCCGAGAGCTTCCGCGACAAGAAAATCGTGATTGCCGGCGGCGGCGACTCGGCCCTCGACTGGACCAACTTCCTGGCCAATGTGGCTTCCGACGTCACGCTCGTGCACCGGGGCACCACCTTCCGGGGCGCGGCCGACTCGGCCGAGAAAGTGCAGAAGCTGCACGAATCCGGCAAAATCAGGCTCGTGCTCAGCTCCAACGTTACGCACCTGCACGGCAACGGCACGCTGAAGGAAGTGACCATCACCGGCAACGATGGCAAGGCCGAAACCGTGCCGCTCGACTGCTTCATTCCCCTCTTCGGCCTCACGCCCAAGCTCGGCCCCATCGGCGAGTGGGGCCTCGAAATCGAGAACGACGCGGTGAAAGTGAACACGCTCGACTACAGCACCTCGCTGCCCGGCGTATTCGCCATCGGCGACATCAACACTTACCCCGGCAAGCTAAAGCTCATCCTCTGCGGCTTCCACGAAGCCGCCCTGATGTGCCAGGGCGCGTTCAAATACATTTTCCCCGACAAGAAGTACACCCTCAAGTACACGACCGTGAACGGGGCACCCTCTATGTGAGATGGTGAGTGGTGAGAGGGCGAGTTTGATGTTCGGTTTGCGCAGGTAGCGCGGCTGGAACGTCAAGCTCGCCCTCTCACCACTCACTATTTCACCATCTCACTATATGGAAGAAGACATCCGCATCTACGTCGAGGAAGCGCCCGGCCAGCGCCGCGAAATAATTGCTCCCACCGACATGGGCCTGAGCCTGATGGAAGTGCTCAAAGCTGATGGCTACGACATTCAGGCGACTTGTGGCGGCATGGCCCTGTGCGCCACCTGCCACGTGGAGGTGCTGGCCGGCCCCGCCCTGCCCGAGCCCCAGGATGCCGAGCTCGACATGCTCGAAACCCTGCCCGTGGTGCACGAAGGCTCGCGCCTGAGCTGCCAGATTCGCCTCACGCCCTGCGTGGATGGGCTGGTGGTGCGCCTGGCCCCCACGGGCGCTTAGCAAAGCCTTTAATTACCAACAAAAAAGACCGTCAGCTCAGCATGACGGTCTTTTTTATGTATTCAGATGACACCTTATCCGGCCGCCACCAGCTGCTCGCGCATGCGCTCCTTGGCGGCAGCCGACAACCCCGGGCCAGCCTGCACGCGGCCGGCAGCCGAGGCCCAGGCCCATTCGGTAATCAGGATAGACTGCCGGGAGTAGCGCTTGCAATAGGGGCACAGGTGCAGGTGCAGCCACAGGCTGGCACGCTCGCGCTGCGGCATTACCGGGTCCTGGCGCTGCTCGATGAGCAGGGTGGCATGCTGGCAGTTGATAAGTCGTAACATAGCGAATAGTTAGTTTTTGCCCATGCCGTGTTTTTCGAGGCAGCGGCGCAGCTGCAGCTTGGCCCGATGCACGATAACCCAGTAGTTAGACGCAGTCAGGCCCAGTTCCTGACAAATTTCCTCGGCCGATAATTCCTCCACGAAGCGCATGGCAAATACGGCGCCTTGCTGCGGCGGGAGCCGCTCCTGGCACAGGCGCAGGATTTCGTGCAGCTCCTGCTGCTCCAGGGCGGCATCGGCCCGGAGCCAGCTGGCGGGGGCCTGCGGGCCGGTCCAGTGGCCGTTGGCGGGGTTGAAATAATCAGCTTCCGTAGCCCCGCCGTCGTGGAGGGCATCGAGGCCGACGTGGGGGGCGCGGGTCTGCCGGCGGTAGTGGTCGATGATTTTGCGGCGCAGAATCACAAACAGCCAGGTTCGTTCCGAAGCATCGGCGCGGAAAGTGACCAGACTGGCCAGGGCGCTGAGAAAGGTTTCCTGTACCAGTTCTTCGGCGACCTCCGAATCGGAAACGCGGCTCAGGGCAAAGCGGTAAAGCTCGTCGCCGAAGCGGGCAGGCCATTCGGCCGGTACGGGGGTGGCTGGAGTCATGCGGAGCGACGACTGGACGGGTTGAGTCGCACCACAATATTACGCTTCGCTTGGTGAGCAGTAGCGCCGACTTTGCCGTCCGCGTACTATTCACTCACTACTGACGTAGTGGCCACGCCCACAATGCGGCGCGAAGCAATTTCCTGTACCAGCGCTACTACCCGCAGATTGGGGCGCTTCCAGCCAGCAGCCAGGGTGAGGGCCGGCGAGGCGGTGAAGGAGCCGTCGGCCCCTACCCTGCCCAGCAGCAGGCCCGCATTTTCGCCGCAGCCAATCTGCGAAGCCAGCCCGCTCTCGATGATGGCCAGCAGTACCTCGGTGGCAGCGGTACCGGCAGGCAAGCTGCTCACCCGAACCTGTGCGCTACTGCCCAAAACTGCCACCGACACCACCGCCTGCGGCACTTTGGCGGCTTTGGATACGGTGGCTACCAAGTCGGCAGAGCGACTGCCCACCAGCTCGCAGCGACCATTCGCCACGGCCTGGGGCGTGTAGGAACCCGTGCCGAAACTGGTGGCGTACTGCCGCTGCCGCGCGGTGTAGGCCGGAGCCGAGAAGCCATCCTTCCACCCCAGCCGGTTCCAGTAGTCGACGTGCTCGCCCAGGGCAATGACTTCGACACCGGGCACCGCCTGAGCCCGGACCAGCTCACGCAGGGCCGCATCGGCGGCCGGGCAGCTGGAGCAGCCTTCGGAAATGAACAGCTCGACCACCACGGGCACCCGGCCGGCCCCCGCGAAGGGGCCCACGGGCCGCGCCGGCACCGGTGCCGCCCAACTGCCCAGCATCGGAACGGCCAATAACCAGTGTAATGCTTACATAACAACCAAAAATAGCCAACGCGAAGGCTACCAGCCGCAGACGCGGCCACCACCTCCCCTGCCCGGCCAGACGCCGCACGGGCACCGGCCTTACACGCCATGCAAAAAAAGCCCCCGGCGCGCTGGGGCGCGCTGGGGCGCGCTGGGGCGCGCTGGGGCGCGCTGGGGGCTTATCAGGGATTAGGCTGCGCTTGGGAAGCCGCGGGGGGCCAGCACTATTGGGCGCGCTTGGCGGGAACCGGGTCGGTGGTGCCCGCCGCCGGCACGGCCGGCGAGGGGGCCGCCGGGGCAGCAGCTGCGGCCGCGCCGGCAATGGGCACTAAGTCGAACATCTCCAGGGCAATACGCCAGCTGGCATCGGCCTCACGGCGCCAGATGCGCAGGAAAGTGCCGTTTTCCTCGGGGTGGTTGGTGCTGGCCGGGCGGTGCAGCGAGCCCACCACATAGCCCAAATCGCCGGCGGCGGCCAGGTAGCCGGTATTGGCAATGAAGAGGTAGCCGCCGTCGATGGACTTCATGTTGGCCGAAGCCGCCGCGCCCTGCATCATCGACAGGCCCGAGCGGTAGAGGCGGGCTTCGGCGCTCAGGTATTGCTGGTAGGTGGCACCGGGCTTCATGAGCTCGGCGGTGGCAAATTTGCTATCGACTTCGAGCACAATATTGGACGGCGCGGTGCTGGGCGTGGCCGCGGCGGCCATCAGGCGGGGCCGGGCCACGGTGGCCATCTGCGAAGGCACGGCCCCAATGCGCTCAATGCTCATATCAACCGCGAATTTCCACCGCCCATCGAGCTGCTTGCGCCATACGGTCACGTAATCGCCGGTCGAAACCGGGCGGTTGTTTTGCAGCATGGTCCAGGGGCCGGTGGTGTAGCCCAAGTCGCCCGACTGCGCGGCATCGGCCAGCACCGGGTACCAGGTAAGCTTGCTGCCGGGGCGCGAGGGCAGCGTACGCCACACCTCCTGGGCGTTGGCCAGCTTGCCGTTTTCGGTAACCAGGGAGGTGGGGGAGCTGTTGGCCAGAAACGCCGCTTCCGTACTTGTTTGCGTAGCTTGAGTCGCAAATGCTACTTCGGCCGCCACTACTGCCTCGTGGGGCAACTGGGCAAAGGCAGCCATTGGCAGCAGAAGGGCGACCGTAGCGGCTATAGTCAACTTATTCTTCATAAGGTCACAAGTAAAGTTAATTCCAGCTACTAATGTACGCGGTACGGTATAATTATACTTTTGGTACAATTTACACTTCCCCTTTCTGTACCGAACTTGCGGCCCTATTGGCCTAGCTAGGCCGGTTTTGGCTTTTTGACACTCTTGCTTTATTCGTTTTTTTCCTTGTTTTTATGAAATTATCAGACCTCACTGCCCGAGCGCGCCGCATTCGCCTGGTGCTCACCGATTGCGACGGCGTGCTGACCGATGGCGGGGTGTACTATTCCGAGCGGGGCGAGGAAATGAAGCGGTTCAATATCCGCGACGGCATGGGCGTGGAACGCCTGCGTAACCACGGCATCCTGACGGGCATTATGACGGGCGAAATGTCGCCGTCGGTGCGTACCCGCGCCGCCAAGCTGCGCATTGAGGAGCTGCACCTGGGCATAAAAGACAAGCCCACCTGCCTACACGAAATTCTGGCTCGCACCGGCCTGACGGCCGAAGAAGTGGCCTTTATCGGCGACGATACCAACGATGTGGAGATTCTGGGCCTGGTCGGCCTGTCGGCCTGCCCCGGCGATGCCACGTCCTTTGCCCGCGCCGTGGCCGACTTTCACTGCCAGACGGCCGGTGGCCACGGCTGCTTCCGCGAGCTGGCCGAATTCATCATCGCAGCGCAAGCGGTGAAATAGTGAAGTGGTGAGGTGGTGAATAGGCGCAGAGCGATTTCGGCGTTGGTGAGGCCTTCGCCCACTAGGCTTAGCACCTCCATTTCGCGCTTGCTCAGGCCCAGGCTCAGGCGGGCAACGGTGCCCTCAACGGGCCGGGCCAGATATAACCGGTTTAGCAAAGCCAGGCCGATGGCCGAACACAAAAACGGCCGGCCGGCCGCCACGGTACCCAGGCTGTGCAAAAGCTCCGGCAGCAGCGCCGATTTAAGGATGTAGCCGTTGGCCCCCAAATCGAAGGTCCGGGCCACGTAGCGCTCGTTGGTGAGCTCGCCCCGGGCAAGCACGCGCAGCTGGGGGTACTGCTCGCGCAGGGCCGCCAGCACCGCGAAGACATCGGGGCCGTGCAGGCTCAGGTCGAGCAGCACTACTGTGGGGCTCAGGATGGGCAATTGGGCCAGCAGCTCCTCGCCCGTCGTGGCTTCGCCCACTATTTCGAGGCCTATGGCAGCTCCCAACCCGATGCGCAGCTCCTCGCGGGTGAGCCTATCGCCATCGGTAAGTAGCAAACGAATCATGGACGGAGAAAAAGGTAGAGCAGGCAGCTGAAAGATGGAGTTGTTTAGAAAGTCACAAAAGGTACTCAACCGGTCATGCAGCGCGCAGCGAAGCATCTTGCTCGCATCGTTGAACGGGCCTGAGGATGCGAACGGTCATGCTTCGCTGCGCGCTGCATGACCGTTCGGGGACTTTCTAAACAGCTTCCTTATCAAATTCTCAACCTACAAATCAGTAAAATGAGAATAAACAACCCGAAATTACCCTTTTTGCTAAGCTCAACTATAAGTATTGTAACAAAAGCAGTGTGAATCCCTTCAAAAAGCCGGATTAATCCGGGTGATTTAGTACTAATACGTAGCCCCGGGTCTCGTACATTCCAAGTTGCCAACTTTGTTGCGCGCCGGCCGTTTTGCCTAGTTCAAAATATCTTCCAGCTATGACACGACTACTTCTTGCCGATGACCACACCATCCTGCGTGATGGCATCCGGGCCCTGCTCTCTGCCGAACCGGACCTCGATGTGGTGGGCGAAGCCAGCAACGGGGCCGAAGTGCTG
This region includes:
- a CDS encoding NAD(P)/FAD-dependent oxidoreductase, coding for MPNTISTDICIIGAGPVGLFAVFEAGLLKLRCHVVDALPQPGGQLSEIYPKKPIYDIPGFPEILAGDLVDNLMKQIKPFHPTFTLGERVERFAKLDDGSFQLFTTDGTEIHCKAVAIAGGLGSFEPRKPAVENLENFEGGKGVHYMVRDPESFRDKKIVIAGGGDSALDWTNFLANVASDVTLVHRGTTFRGAADSAEKVQKLHESGKIRLVLSSNVTHLHGNGTLKEVTITGNDGKAETVPLDCFIPLFGLTPKLGPIGEWGLEIENDAVKVNTLDYSTSLPGVFAIGDINTYPGKLKLILCGFHEAALMCQGAFKYIFPDKKYTLKYTTVNGAPSM
- a CDS encoding 2Fe-2S iron-sulfur cluster-binding protein produces the protein MEEDIRIYVEEAPGQRREIIAPTDMGLSLMEVLKADGYDIQATCGGMALCATCHVEVLAGPALPEPQDAELDMLETLPVVHEGSRLSCQIRLTPCVDGLVVRLAPTGA
- a CDS encoding anti-sigma factor family protein, with protein sequence MLRLINCQHATLLIEQRQDPVMPQRERASLWLHLHLCPYCKRYSRQSILITEWAWASAAGRVQAGPGLSAAAKERMREQLVAAG
- a CDS encoding sigma-70 family RNA polymerase sigma factor, with protein sequence MTPATPVPAEWPARFGDELYRFALSRVSDSEVAEELVQETFLSALASLVTFRADASERTWLFVILRRKIIDHYRRQTRAPHVGLDALHDGGATEADYFNPANGHWTGPQAPASWLRADAALEQQELHEILRLCQERLPPQQGAVFAMRFVEELSAEEICQELGLTASNYWVIVHRAKLQLRRCLEKHGMGKN
- a CDS encoding DUF1223 domain-containing protein, which produces MLGSWAAPVPARPVGPFAGAGRVPVVVELFISEGCSSCPAADAALRELVRAQAVPGVEVIALGEHVDYWNRLGWKDGFSAPAYTARQRQYATSFGTGSYTPQAVANGRCELVGSRSADLVATVSKAAKVPQAVVSVAVLGSSAQVRVSSLPAGTAATEVLLAIIESGLASQIGCGENAGLLLGRVGADGSFTASPALTLAAGWKRPNLRVVALVQEIASRRIVGVATTSVVSE
- a CDS encoding Cif family virulence factor: MAAFAQLPHEAVVAAEVAFATQATQTSTEAAFLANSSPTSLVTENGKLANAQEVWRTLPSRPGSKLTWYPVLADAAQSGDLGYTTGPWTMLQNNRPVSTGDYVTVWRKQLDGRWKFAVDMSIERIGAVPSQMATVARPRLMAAAATPSTAPSNIVLEVDSKFATAELMKPGATYQQYLSAEARLYRSGLSMMQGAAASANMKSIDGGYLFIANTGYLAAAGDLGYVVGSLHRPASTNHPEENGTFLRIWRREADASWRIALEMFDLVPIAGAAAAAAPAAPSPAVPAAGTTDPVPAKRAQ
- a CDS encoding KdsC family phosphatase, translating into MKLSDLTARARRIRLVLTDCDGVLTDGGVYYSERGEEMKRFNIRDGMGVERLRNHGILTGIMTGEMSPSVRTRAAKLRIEELHLGIKDKPTCLHEILARTGLTAEEVAFIGDDTNDVEILGLVGLSACPGDATSFARAVADFHCQTAGGHGCFRELAEFIIAAQAVK
- a CDS encoding response regulator, yielding MIRLLLTDGDRLTREELRIGLGAAIGLEIVGEATTGEELLAQLPILSPTVVLLDLSLHGPDVFAVLAALREQYPQLRVLARGELTNERYVARTFDLGANGYILKSALLPELLHSLGTVAAGRPFLCSAIGLALLNRLYLARPVEGTVARLSLGLSKREMEVLSLVGEGLTNAEIALRLFTTSPLHYFTACAAMMNSASSRKQPWPPAVWQ